From Sporosarcina sp. Marseille-Q4943, the proteins below share one genomic window:
- a CDS encoding uridine kinase: protein MEKILHKIANLINSKDQKIIIGISGHGASGKTTFAHNLIKLLGHEDVNYINTDPYIIGSHLRKYTLINYDHKNQQHQDKMTACHPAAHNIYALERDVQMVRDALDFYTIGTNFTESKLISSQNKVNIIEGMTVAFTNPNLYDLKIYLHTDEETELARRGIRDVSERGTDINYLRKSHEERRIQYDLFMHPYHQNFDIVINAQCC, encoded by the coding sequence GTGGAAAAGATTCTTCATAAGATAGCCAATTTGATTAACAGTAAGGATCAAAAAATAATCATTGGAATTTCGGGTCATGGTGCATCTGGAAAGACAACGTTTGCCCATAATCTTATAAAACTTCTGGGACATGAAGATGTGAATTATATCAATACGGACCCATATATCATCGGCTCTCATCTTAGGAAGTACACTTTAATCAACTATGATCATAAGAATCAACAACATCAAGATAAAATGACAGCCTGTCATCCTGCTGCTCATAATATATATGCTTTAGAGAGAGATGTTCAAATGGTAAGAGATGCTTTAGATTTTTATACAATAGGCACGAATTTTACAGAGAGTAAGTTAATTTCTTCACAAAACAAAGTAAATATTATAGAAGGAATGACCGTTGCCTTTACAAATCCCAATTTATATGATCTGAAAATTTACCTTCATACAGATGAGGAAACCGAGCTGGCGAGAAGGGGTATTCGTGATGTTTCTGAAAGAGGAACAGATATAAATTATTTAAGAAAATCTCATGAAGAGCGTAGAATTCAATATGATTTATTTATGCATCCTTATCATCAGAATTTCGATATAGTAATAAACGCACAGTGTTGTTAG
- a CDS encoding helix-turn-helix transcriptional regulator, producing MTEDFKVNLYKALGESTRLQIVEILVKHPELSCQEIVDQLNISANSTLTYHLKPLLDCGLLSVRREGTFRYYSLERPILEQYAPALLL from the coding sequence GTGACTGAGGATTTCAAAGTAAATCTTTACAAAGCGCTCGGTGAATCGACACGACTACAAATTGTGGAAATTCTTGTGAAACATCCAGAGTTATCTTGTCAAGAAATTGTCGATCAATTAAACATCTCCGCCAACTCTACATTGACCTATCATTTAAAACCGCTACTTGATTGTGGATTGCTTTCCGTTCGCCGTGAAGGAACTTTTCGGTACTACAGTTTGGAACGCCCAATCCTCGAGCAGTACGCCCCCGCTTTACTTTTATAA
- a CDS encoding LTA synthase family protein, which translates to MRKQWNVKAFLLHNFLGIYAVAVLMLWMKTYIAQTTQFELGVEGPLQQFLLLLNPLGSALLFLGISLLFKGKKKYTVLVVMYTLMSILLYANVVYYRFFSDFITIPTLMQTQNFGDLGGSVLSLLKPYDILFFVDVFVMMYLRFSRKVQKETNRVGSKKATAIIAVALVISIINLGLAEASRPQLLTRGFDRNYIVKYLGLYNYTIYDSVETAAASSQRALADSSDLTEVINYTQSAYAEPNPTYFGVAKGMNVIYLHLESFQNFLINYKLNGEEVTPFLNSLTKDKNTAYFDNFFHQTGQGKTSDAEFMLENSLFGLPQGSAFITKAQNTYQAAPSILKDYGYTSAVFHGNNGSFWNRNTIYKAFGFDHFFDASYYDTSSPIDMAEYGLLDKPFYEQSESLLSSLPQPFYAKFITVANHYPYAMNQELVTIDKAQTGDKSVDDYFQTARYTDEAIEKVFTRLKEMGLYDNSVIVLYGDHYGISENHKRAMAQIMGKDITPYESANLQRVPLFIHVPGMKGGINHTYGGQTDLLPTLLHLLGIDTKNYVQFGSDLFSEEHNEVVPFRNGDFISPTIDSINDKFYDNQTGLPLDDRQMERANALKKEVDYKLELSDKVVNGDLLRFYTPKGYTPVDPSQYNYTKDADVQSNE; encoded by the coding sequence ATGAGAAAACAATGGAATGTCAAAGCTTTTCTTTTACACAACTTTTTAGGAATATATGCAGTAGCTGTATTGATGTTATGGATGAAAACATATATCGCTCAAACCACACAATTTGAATTAGGAGTGGAAGGACCTCTTCAACAATTCCTTTTACTGCTAAATCCGCTCGGTTCAGCATTGCTATTTCTAGGAATTTCTTTGTTGTTTAAAGGAAAGAAAAAATATACTGTGCTCGTCGTCATGTACACGCTCATGTCGATTCTTTTATATGCGAATGTCGTCTATTATCGGTTTTTCAGTGATTTCATTACAATTCCTACCCTTATGCAAACGCAGAATTTCGGGGATTTGGGCGGCAGTGTTCTGTCCTTGCTAAAACCTTATGATATTTTGTTCTTTGTGGATGTATTCGTCATGATGTATCTTCGATTTTCACGTAAGGTACAAAAAGAGACAAATCGGGTAGGATCTAAAAAAGCGACCGCTATTATTGCTGTCGCATTAGTCATTTCCATTATCAATCTAGGACTGGCTGAAGCTAGTCGGCCGCAACTGTTAACTCGCGGCTTTGATCGAAACTATATTGTGAAATATCTAGGGCTGTATAATTACACGATTTATGACTCGGTGGAAACGGCGGCAGCGTCATCGCAAAGAGCTTTGGCGGATAGCAGTGATCTTACAGAAGTGATCAACTATACACAATCTGCTTACGCGGAACCGAATCCGACCTATTTTGGGGTAGCCAAAGGAATGAACGTCATCTATTTGCATCTAGAATCATTCCAAAACTTCCTGATTAACTATAAATTGAACGGAGAAGAAGTTACACCTTTTTTAAATTCATTAACAAAAGATAAGAATACAGCGTATTTCGATAACTTCTTCCACCAAACGGGACAAGGCAAAACGTCCGATGCGGAATTCATGTTGGAGAACTCCCTATTTGGGCTGCCGCAAGGATCTGCTTTTATTACAAAAGCACAAAATACGTACCAAGCCGCCCCAAGTATTTTAAAGGATTATGGGTATACATCCGCTGTATTCCACGGCAATAACGGCAGCTTCTGGAATCGAAATACGATCTATAAAGCATTTGGATTCGACCATTTCTTCGATGCGAGTTATTATGATACGAGTTCACCGATCGATATGGCCGAATACGGATTGTTGGATAAACCGTTCTATGAGCAATCTGAAAGTCTGTTGAGTTCACTGCCGCAGCCTTTCTATGCGAAATTCATTACGGTAGCAAACCACTATCCGTACGCGATGAATCAAGAGTTGGTGACAATCGATAAAGCGCAGACTGGAGACAAAAGTGTGGATGATTATTTCCAAACTGCGCGGTATACAGACGAAGCGATTGAAAAAGTCTTCACTCGATTAAAGGAAATGGGCTTATATGATAACTCGGTCATTGTTCTGTATGGTGACCATTATGGTATTTCCGAGAATCATAAAAGAGCGATGGCACAAATCATGGGGAAAGACATTACCCCTTATGAAAGTGCGAACTTGCAGCGCGTCCCCTTATTCATACATGTTCCTGGAATGAAAGGCGGCATCAACCACACGTATGGCGGTCAAACAGACCTTCTTCCGACGTTGTTGCATTTGCTTGGAATTGATACGAAAAACTATGTTCAATTCGGTTCCGATCTATTCTCGGAAGAGCATAATGAAGTTGTCCCGTTTCGAAATGGCGATTTTATCAGCCCGACGATCGATTCAATTAATGATAAGTTTTATGATAATCAAACTGGCTTACCACTCGATGATCGACAAATGGAGCGTGCCAATGCTTTAAAAAAAGAAGTGGATTATAAATTGGAGCTTTCCGATAAAGTCGTGAATGGCGACTTATTAAGATTTTATACGCCAAAAGGGTATACTCCTGTCGATCCTTCTCAGTACAACTACACGAAAGATGCAGATGTACAATCAAATGAATGA
- a CDS encoding LLM class oxidoreductase, giving the protein MNKFEKHNGYSRTFQENKLTLGLTFPLEAYPGNVPQMDLDQQIHLAKVAEKGNFASLFARDIPLNDPSFGDAGQMYDPWVFLSYIAAHTKEIALGTASAITSFQHPLNLAKSAASMDKISGERLLLGLATGDRPIEFTAFDVDREKRAQLFLEALYVMRKAWTNSFPDIHTDRVKLTGTTDILPKPVVGDIPTFVTGFSGQSLEWIAENSDGWLSYPRNPAQQQKLIQEFHSLTERFKPFAQSLYVDLTEDPNEGPTPIHLGFKSGHKFLIDYLNSLQEAGVNHVIINTKFVHRPVEEVIRELAEEVVPYFPAL; this is encoded by the coding sequence ATGAATAAATTTGAAAAACATAATGGATATTCGAGAACATTTCAAGAAAACAAACTGACTTTAGGTTTGACTTTCCCTCTTGAAGCCTATCCGGGCAATGTTCCTCAAATGGATTTGGATCAGCAAATACACCTGGCTAAAGTTGCTGAAAAGGGGAATTTTGCTTCTCTATTTGCGCGTGATATTCCATTAAATGATCCTTCATTCGGAGATGCAGGACAAATGTATGATCCATGGGTATTCCTCAGTTATATCGCAGCGCATACAAAGGAGATCGCCTTAGGAACAGCGAGCGCAATTACATCGTTTCAACATCCGTTAAACCTTGCTAAATCAGCGGCTTCCATGGATAAAATTTCAGGTGAAAGACTTTTACTTGGCCTGGCAACTGGAGATCGTCCGATTGAATTCACAGCTTTTGATGTAGACCGGGAAAAAAGAGCTCAATTGTTTCTGGAAGCTTTGTATGTAATGAGGAAAGCGTGGACAAATTCATTTCCGGACATTCATACCGACAGAGTAAAGCTGACGGGAACAACAGACATTCTGCCCAAACCAGTTGTAGGTGATATTCCCACATTTGTAACAGGTTTTTCCGGGCAATCGCTGGAATGGATTGCGGAAAACAGCGATGGCTGGCTTAGTTATCCACGAAACCCAGCTCAACAACAGAAGCTCATTCAAGAATTTCACTCATTAACTGAACGTTTTAAACCATTTGCCCAATCGCTATATGTTGATTTAACTGAAGATCCGAATGAGGGGCCAACGCCTATTCACTTAGGATTTAAGAGCGGTCATAAATTCTTAATTGACTATCTGAATTCTTTACAAGAAGCCGGAGTGAACCACGTGATTATCAATACTAAATTTGTTCATCGCCCTGTGGAAGAGGTCATACGAGAATTAGCGGAAGAAGTCGTCCCTTATTTTCCGGCACTGTAA
- a CDS encoding amino acid permease: protein MENTTTNTPQLKRTLKARHLMMISLGGSIGTGIFLASGGAIHTAGPGGALAAYVAVGIMVYFLMTSLAEMAAYMPVAGSFKEYATRFVDPAFGFAIGWNYWYNWAITIAAELAAVVLIMKFWFPESPSFLWSGLALLIMFGFNYLSVKGFGEAEFWFSLIKVVTVIIFIITGFMMIFGIMGGEAIGFTNFTIGDAPFNGGFFAILGIFMAAGFSFQGTELLGVAAGESENPEKTIPKAVNSVFWRILLFYILAIFVIGMILPYTDPRLLSESVSVSPFTLVFERAGFAFAASVMNAIILTAVLSAGNSGMYASTRMLWDLARSGNAPRFLGKLDKRGVPVNALIATTLVGSLAFLSTFFGDGTVYVWLLNASGMAGFVTWLGIAISHYRFRRAYIVQGGNLSDLPYRAKWFPFGPLLALVLCIFIIAGQNFQAFTGGEIDWNGALVSYIGLPLFLIVWLIYKVKHKTKLIPLKDCDFGNK from the coding sequence ATGGAGAACACAACTACGAATACACCTCAATTGAAAAGAACATTGAAAGCCCGCCATTTGATGATGATCTCCCTTGGAGGTTCGATTGGTACCGGGATTTTCTTAGCAAGCGGCGGTGCGATCCATACTGCAGGGCCGGGAGGGGCATTGGCGGCGTATGTCGCTGTCGGAATCATGGTTTACTTCCTGATGACGAGCCTTGCGGAGATGGCGGCTTATATGCCTGTGGCGGGGTCATTCAAAGAATATGCCACCCGATTCGTCGATCCGGCATTCGGGTTTGCGATCGGCTGGAATTATTGGTACAACTGGGCGATTACGATTGCCGCGGAACTGGCTGCGGTTGTATTGATCATGAAATTCTGGTTTCCGGAAAGCCCTTCATTCTTATGGAGCGGACTTGCGCTTCTGATCATGTTCGGCTTCAACTATTTGTCCGTCAAAGGTTTTGGCGAAGCCGAATTCTGGTTTTCACTCATTAAAGTTGTGACGGTCATCATCTTCATCATTACCGGGTTTATGATGATCTTTGGCATCATGGGCGGTGAAGCGATCGGCTTTACGAACTTCACGATTGGCGATGCACCGTTCAACGGAGGGTTCTTTGCCATCCTAGGTATTTTCATGGCGGCAGGCTTTTCATTCCAAGGTACGGAATTGCTTGGCGTGGCTGCCGGTGAGAGTGAAAATCCGGAAAAGACGATTCCGAAAGCGGTGAACTCTGTATTTTGGCGCATCCTTCTATTCTACATCTTGGCGATTTTCGTCATCGGAATGATACTTCCGTATACGGATCCACGATTATTGAGTGAGTCGGTTTCTGTCAGTCCGTTCACACTCGTTTTCGAACGAGCTGGATTCGCTTTTGCCGCTTCTGTCATGAACGCCATCATTTTGACGGCCGTATTATCTGCGGGTAATTCAGGGATGTATGCGTCCACGCGTATGCTTTGGGATTTGGCACGCAGCGGGAATGCACCAAGGTTCTTAGGGAAATTGGATAAAAGAGGCGTGCCGGTCAATGCATTGATCGCTACGACATTAGTCGGCTCCCTTGCCTTCCTATCGACTTTCTTCGGGGACGGTACAGTGTACGTCTGGTTGTTGAATGCCTCAGGGATGGCTGGATTTGTTACATGGCTTGGGATTGCAATCAGTCACTACCGTTTCAGAAGGGCTTATATTGTGCAAGGCGGTAATCTATCGGATCTTCCTTATCGCGCCAAATGGTTCCCATTCGGTCCTTTGCTGGCCCTAGTCCTTTGTATTTTCATCATTGCCGGCCAAAACTTCCAAGCCTTTACGGGCGGTGAAATCGATTGGAACGGGGCACTCGTTTCCTATATCGGTCTCCCCCTCTTCTTGATCGTTTGGCTGATTTATAAAGTTAAGCACAAAACGAAGTTGATTCCATTGAAGGACTGTGACTTTGGAAATAAATGA
- a CDS encoding amino acid permease has protein sequence MKTMQESPQKLRREMKSRHLFMISLGGVIGTGLFIGSGYAIGEAGPIGTILAYLVGGLLMYLAMVCLGELSVIMPVSGSFQAHATKFIGPASGFVIGWVYWLSWALYVGLEFIAAGLLMGRWFPDVPIWIWCAVFVVLLFSINSLSTKSFAETEYWFAGIKVLAVILFIGIGFCAMFGLITMDGTPAPYLSNITGDGVFPTGLTGVFIVMMTVIYAFQGSEIMGVAAGETQEPEKNIPKAIRNIVVRVLVFYVLAIFVLSAIVPWKEASVLESPFVTVFDIVGIPYAADIMNFVILTAILSVGNTGLFACTRILYSLANDGMAHPMFGKLSKRGVPMNALLVTLGFALLSLLTSVIAETTLFVVLLSVSGIGGTITWMAIAFSQYRFRTQYMKDGGKLEDLKFRVRLFPFVPILCIVICASLFVFAAFDPTQRVSLALGFGFIGLCYLYYYLRYTRKRKTVLSSQ, from the coding sequence ATGAAGACGATGCAAGAAAGTCCGCAGAAGCTAAGGCGGGAGATGAAGAGCAGACACCTATTCATGATTTCGCTTGGTGGCGTCATTGGAACCGGCCTGTTTATCGGTTCGGGGTATGCCATCGGGGAAGCCGGGCCGATTGGGACAATTTTAGCCTATCTGGTAGGTGGGCTCCTCATGTATCTGGCTATGGTATGTCTAGGGGAGTTATCCGTCATCATGCCGGTTTCAGGTTCTTTTCAGGCGCATGCGACGAAGTTTATCGGACCTGCATCAGGATTTGTCATCGGTTGGGTGTATTGGCTGAGTTGGGCACTTTACGTTGGGCTTGAATTTATCGCGGCGGGCTTGTTGATGGGCAGATGGTTTCCGGATGTCCCTATATGGATCTGGTGTGCAGTATTCGTCGTTCTCCTGTTCTCCATCAATTCGCTTAGCACAAAAAGCTTCGCCGAAACGGAATATTGGTTCGCGGGCATAAAAGTATTGGCGGTCATTCTATTCATCGGTATCGGATTTTGTGCGATGTTCGGGTTAATCACGATGGACGGGACGCCGGCTCCCTATCTATCGAATATTACCGGAGATGGTGTTTTCCCGACAGGGCTGACTGGGGTCTTCATCGTCATGATGACTGTCATTTACGCATTCCAAGGCTCTGAAATCATGGGTGTGGCGGCGGGGGAAACACAGGAACCGGAGAAGAACATCCCGAAGGCCATCCGCAACATCGTTGTGCGTGTCCTAGTGTTCTACGTATTGGCGATTTTTGTCCTGTCGGCAATCGTCCCATGGAAAGAAGCGAGTGTGCTGGAAAGTCCGTTTGTCACAGTTTTTGACATCGTCGGGATTCCCTACGCCGCAGATATTATGAACTTTGTCATCTTGACGGCCATCCTTTCCGTCGGGAACACCGGACTATTCGCTTGTACGCGGATCCTTTATTCATTGGCCAACGACGGGATGGCGCATCCGATGTTCGGGAAGCTGAGCAAACGGGGGGTTCCGATGAATGCGCTGCTTGTGACTCTCGGATTTGCGCTTCTATCCTTGCTGACCAGTGTCATTGCGGAGACTACACTCTTTGTCGTCCTTCTCTCGGTCAGTGGAATCGGGGGGACGATTACGTGGATGGCGATTGCGTTCTCTCAATATCGTTTCCGGACGCAGTATATGAAAGACGGAGGAAAGCTGGAAGATCTGAAATTCCGGGTCCGTCTGTTTCCATTCGTCCCGATCCTATGTATCGTCATTTGTGCATCGTTATTCGTTTTCGCCGCATTCGATCCGACGCAGCGAGTGTCACTTGCTTTAGGGTTCGGTTTTATCGGGTTGTGTTATTTGTATTATTATTTGAGGTATACGCGAAAGAGGAAAACTGTTCTTTCTTCCCAGTAA
- a CDS encoding zinc-binding alcohol dehydrogenase family protein: MKAVGLHHKEHFQNLTIERPVPKGRDLLVEIKAVSMNPVDTKVRASTDPADGPKVFGYDASGIVVETGEGCKLFKPGDEVYYAGDITRPGTNSQYHLVDERIVGHKPKKLSFAESAAMPLTGLTAWEGLFERLMIDMGDQGNTERSILIIGGAGGVGSIAIQLAKLAGLNVIATASREETERWCRNLGADMILNHRHPLKPQLVEQGLNDVDYIFNTSSTEEHWGNMVECIAPQGKICGIVEMKGSLPLDDLQAKSATFVWEFMFTRSSFQTKDMVRQHQLLNHMAYLLDGGQLRTTLTETYEPINAKTIQQAHEKLESGTMIGKLVVEKFE; this comes from the coding sequence ATGAAAGCTGTTGGATTGCATCATAAAGAACATTTTCAAAATTTAACTATAGAGAGGCCGGTACCTAAAGGCAGGGATTTGCTTGTAGAAATAAAGGCAGTTTCCATGAATCCAGTGGACACGAAAGTCCGGGCTTCAACAGATCCCGCTGATGGACCAAAAGTTTTTGGATATGATGCGAGTGGTATTGTTGTTGAAACCGGCGAGGGGTGTAAACTGTTTAAGCCAGGTGACGAAGTTTACTATGCCGGAGATATAACACGTCCAGGAACGAATAGCCAGTATCATCTTGTAGACGAACGCATTGTTGGTCATAAACCCAAAAAGTTGAGTTTTGCGGAATCAGCGGCTATGCCGTTGACGGGCCTTACTGCTTGGGAAGGACTTTTTGAGCGGCTCATGATTGACATGGGGGATCAAGGAAATACGGAGCGTTCGATTTTAATTATCGGTGGTGCAGGTGGAGTGGGATCAATTGCCATTCAGCTTGCAAAATTAGCGGGCCTTAACGTCATCGCAACTGCCTCACGAGAAGAAACGGAGCGTTGGTGTCGAAATCTGGGGGCAGATATGATTCTAAACCACCGTCACCCATTAAAACCACAACTCGTAGAGCAAGGATTGAATGACGTTGACTATATTTTTAATACAAGCAGCACTGAAGAACATTGGGGAAACATGGTGGAATGCATTGCGCCTCAAGGTAAAATCTGTGGGATTGTAGAAATGAAAGGCTCTCTCCCCCTAGACGATTTACAAGCAAAGAGTGCAACATTTGTATGGGAATTTATGTTTACCAGATCGAGTTTCCAGACAAAAGACATGGTTAGACAACATCAACTCCTTAACCATATGGCGTATTTGTTAGACGGCGGTCAGCTTAGAACAACGTTAACGGAAACCTACGAGCCGATTAATGCTAAGACGATCCAGCAAGCACATGAAAAGCTTGAAAGTGGCACAATGATCGGTAAACTCGTAGTAGAAAAATTTGAGTGA
- a CDS encoding aromatic ring-hydroxylating dioxygenase subunit alpha, which translates to MRNEVSVSGKLSEAHTLPSWLYTNPEVLDVELKEIFSKTWQYVGHVSEFKKAGDYITTEIVGKPIFVTLGNDGEIRAFYNVCTHRAAKLVEGEGNKRIITCPYHAWSYRLDGSLNRAPNMKGVENFDESAFCLHDVRLEIFESFIFVNLDPDAEPMAKTFGGLLEHVKKDNLDQFKKMQVKETICHSNWKIGIDNYLECDHCPGVHKSLVSKVDMKQYESSLHDNYVYQATPLKGQNADFEMGQGGRYYWLYPNMWFSFDPGPPNVSIHQSIPIDHKTTKYVYTTFFMNDTITEEEEELMAVDQDVRREDKEICEVVQKGIETGVYQQGRFSLTENCVHHFHLLMQQRLAPFLPLQKVESEVL; encoded by the coding sequence ATGAGAAATGAAGTAAGCGTCAGTGGAAAATTGAGTGAAGCACACACGTTGCCATCTTGGCTGTACACGAATCCGGAAGTGCTGGACGTCGAGCTAAAAGAAATCTTCAGTAAAACGTGGCAGTATGTTGGACATGTTAGTGAGTTCAAAAAAGCGGGCGATTATATTACAACTGAAATCGTCGGCAAGCCGATTTTTGTGACATTGGGCAACGATGGAGAGATTCGCGCCTTTTATAATGTCTGCACTCACCGGGCTGCGAAGCTGGTCGAAGGGGAAGGGAATAAGCGTATTATCACTTGCCCGTATCATGCTTGGTCTTACCGGCTGGATGGATCGCTTAACCGAGCTCCGAATATGAAAGGTGTCGAGAACTTTGATGAATCTGCCTTTTGCTTGCACGATGTAAGATTGGAGATTTTCGAGTCATTCATCTTTGTGAATCTCGATCCGGATGCAGAACCGATGGCAAAGACGTTCGGCGGATTGCTTGAACATGTGAAAAAAGACAATTTGGATCAATTTAAGAAAATGCAGGTGAAAGAAACGATCTGTCATTCAAATTGGAAAATCGGCATCGATAATTATTTGGAATGCGATCATTGTCCAGGTGTCCATAAATCACTCGTTTCCAAAGTGGATATGAAGCAATATGAATCGAGCCTGCACGACAATTACGTTTATCAAGCGACTCCTCTAAAAGGGCAAAACGCTGATTTCGAAATGGGGCAGGGCGGGAGATACTACTGGCTCTATCCGAATATGTGGTTTTCGTTCGACCCCGGCCCACCGAATGTCTCCATTCACCAGTCGATTCCGATTGATCATAAAACGACGAAGTACGTCTATACGACTTTTTTCATGAACGATACGATCACGGAAGAGGAAGAAGAGCTGATGGCCGTCGATCAAGACGTACGCCGGGAAGACAAGGAGATCTGTGAGGTTGTCCAAAAGGGGATTGAAACGGGAGTATACCAACAAGGCAGGTTTTCGCTTACCGAGAACTGTGTCCACCATTTCCATCTGCTCATGCAACAAAGATTAGCACCGTTTTTGCCATTGCAAAAAGTCGAGTCCGAAGTTTTGTAA
- a CDS encoding putative holin-like toxin has protein sequence MVTYEALNMMFQFGMFLVATASAIVAMIALYTKRKK, from the coding sequence ATGGTGACATACGAAGCATTGAATATGATGTTCCAGTTTGGAATGTTCCTCGTAGCAACGGCATCAGCCATTGTAGCGATGATTGCTCTATACACCAAAAGAAAAAAGTAA
- a CDS encoding serine hydrolase: protein MRRLFRIAFISVLTLVVLGGASLLLFGRDSHRNLSGSISEQLDQYLSNQEFQGTVLISKDGEVLFEKGYGIAAANVQNSTDTLYQIASLSKSFTAVAIMQLAEKQLLTVDDPLSIYFPDFPNADTITIGHLLSHSSGIPDYLKPDYQFDYSKEWDPNEIIGVVRNEPLEFTPGESFSYSNSGYVLLGLIIEQVSGQPYSDYIEEHIFKPSGMQNSMFETKEGSPVAEGHVEGKLGPLMHDSAAYAAGDIISTAEDLALFDEALRQNFLVSEETSKMMGTTHASKFPYRYGYGWYTQDVMGHKAVGHSGGYPSGFRHYVARLQDEELTVIVLSNEMTVNSKKINRNLTSIVLQKPIWIWEEIF, encoded by the coding sequence TTGAGAAGGCTTTTTAGAATTGCCTTTATTTCCGTTCTGACGCTCGTCGTTTTAGGTGGTGCTTCATTGTTATTGTTCGGTCGTGACAGTCACAGAAATTTATCTGGAAGTATTTCCGAACAACTAGATCAGTACCTATCCAATCAAGAATTTCAGGGGACAGTCTTGATTTCCAAGGACGGAGAAGTCTTATTTGAAAAAGGATATGGGATCGCTGCCGCTAATGTGCAAAATAGCACGGATACTCTATATCAGATCGCTTCGTTATCAAAGTCGTTTACAGCTGTAGCCATTATGCAACTTGCAGAGAAGCAACTGCTCACTGTAGATGACCCACTTTCAATATATTTTCCCGACTTTCCAAATGCCGATACCATTACAATCGGACATCTTCTTAGTCATAGCTCAGGCATTCCAGATTACTTAAAACCAGACTATCAATTTGATTACAGTAAAGAATGGGATCCGAATGAGATTATCGGGGTTGTACGCAATGAACCGTTGGAATTTACCCCTGGCGAGAGCTTCAGCTATAGTAATTCAGGATACGTACTCCTCGGACTCATTATTGAACAAGTAAGCGGGCAGCCATATTCCGACTATATAGAAGAACATATATTCAAGCCAAGTGGTATGCAGAACTCCATGTTCGAAACGAAAGAAGGTTCCCCAGTAGCGGAGGGGCATGTGGAAGGGAAATTGGGTCCACTGATGCATGACTCCGCAGCATATGCTGCAGGGGATATTATTTCAACCGCCGAAGACTTGGCACTCTTTGATGAGGCATTACGCCAAAACTTCTTAGTATCTGAGGAAACTTCAAAGATGATGGGAACAACTCATGCTTCAAAGTTTCCATACCGATATGGATATGGGTGGTATACACAGGATGTTATGGGGCATAAAGCAGTAGGCCATTCTGGCGGATACCCAAGCGGCTTCCGTCACTACGTTGCACGACTTCAGGATGAGGAGCTTACGGTTATTGTGCTTAGTAATGAAATGACTGTGAATTCGAAGAAGATTAACCGTAACCTTACTTCTATTGTTTTACAAAAACCTATTTGGATTTGGGAAGAGATTTTTTAA